The following proteins are co-located in the Trichormus variabilis 0441 genome:
- a CDS encoding serine/threonine protein kinase, giving the protein MIGKLLDHRYQVIRVLAIGGFGQTYIAQDTRRPGNPTCVVKHLKPATSDPRVFETAKRLFNSEAETLENLGHHDQIPRLLAYFDENQEFYLVQEFIDGHTLTEELIPGNRWSESQVTHLLQEVLSILEFVHHQGVIHRDIKPDNIIRRTADNKLVLVDFGAVKQLRTQLVTVGGQPTATVAIGTPGYMPTEQGQGRPRPNSDIYALGIIAIQALTGISPTELQEDPQTGELIWRHLVNVSDRLAVVLNKMVRYHFKDRYQTATEALQALQNALNPVSVAVSSTPAKPFNSSYYQPAKPSSPVSRQQTVAVAPTNPVVTKPGRKDSHKSDPLPLLIGIVLAGGAAALVANFYPNVKNFAANVLGNNATSGNKCLAVVAGNSNIRSEPSSINTDTVLQTIGVNTNFEVTGKRTKRGWVEIKFNSSRLAWAHSDVIINNQQWISCLRDKGIALKTVDDSTLIAARPVPKRQPKLDPFINSAPQPEDSPDSQPTEAAQPQTDTTKVVEQARRKYESGDLVGAIAMLRSIPANASAGIKETSAMINQWQQDWQKADALFNDINKALEDGQWDKVLEYKNQPEKLPNIKYWRDKLEPIFKQAAENIAKQALPKTENQGELNNSMEESPKNEEESTNETPSSSELPQGGY; this is encoded by the coding sequence ATGATTGGCAAGCTACTAGATCATCGATACCAAGTAATTAGAGTCCTGGCAATAGGGGGATTTGGTCAAACTTATATTGCTCAGGATACCCGACGGCCAGGCAACCCCACCTGTGTTGTCAAGCACCTCAAGCCTGCCACATCTGACCCCAGAGTATTTGAAACAGCCAAGCGCCTCTTCAACAGCGAAGCCGAAACTTTAGAAAATCTGGGTCATCATGACCAAATACCCAGGTTACTGGCTTATTTTGACGAAAATCAAGAATTTTATTTAGTCCAAGAGTTTATTGACGGACATACCCTGACAGAAGAACTTATCCCTGGCAATCGTTGGAGTGAAAGCCAAGTTACTCACCTGTTGCAAGAAGTTTTGAGTATCTTGGAATTTGTCCATCATCAAGGTGTGATTCACCGCGATATTAAGCCAGATAACATCATCCGCCGCACTGCTGATAATAAGTTAGTTTTAGTAGATTTCGGGGCTGTTAAACAATTGCGTACCCAACTGGTGACAGTGGGAGGACAACCTACTGCTACCGTGGCCATTGGTACTCCTGGCTATATGCCTACAGAACAAGGGCAAGGTAGACCACGACCTAACAGCGATATTTATGCTTTGGGGATTATCGCTATTCAAGCCTTAACGGGTATTTCACCCACAGAGTTACAAGAAGACCCCCAAACAGGAGAACTGATTTGGCGGCATTTGGTGAATGTGAGCGATCGCCTGGCAGTAGTCTTAAATAAAATGGTGCGCTATCACTTTAAAGACCGTTACCAAACTGCCACAGAAGCTTTACAAGCCTTACAAAATGCTCTTAATCCTGTATCTGTAGCTGTATCCTCTACACCAGCAAAGCCTTTTAATAGCTCCTACTATCAACCAGCTAAACCATCATCCCCTGTCTCTCGTCAGCAAACTGTAGCCGTTGCACCAACAAACCCAGTTGTTACCAAACCCGGACGTAAAGACTCTCACAAATCTGACCCATTACCTCTGTTAATTGGGATTGTATTGGCGGGTGGCGCGGCTGCGTTAGTAGCTAACTTTTATCCCAATGTGAAAAATTTTGCTGCTAATGTTTTGGGTAATAATGCTACATCAGGAAATAAATGCCTGGCTGTAGTAGCGGGTAATTCTAATATCCGTTCTGAACCTAGTTCCATTAACACTGATACGGTTTTACAAACTATTGGTGTTAATACTAACTTTGAGGTCACAGGTAAACGCACAAAAAGAGGTTGGGTAGAAATAAAATTTAATTCTAGTCGTTTGGCTTGGGCGCATTCGGATGTAATTATTAATAATCAACAGTGGATTTCTTGCCTACGGGATAAAGGCATTGCGTTGAAAACGGTTGATGATAGTACTTTGATTGCTGCTAGACCAGTACCCAAACGCCAACCGAAATTAGACCCTTTTATTAATTCAGCACCACAACCAGAAGATTCCCCAGATTCTCAGCCAACGGAAGCAGCACAACCCCAAACAGACACCACTAAAGTTGTGGAACAAGCCAGGAGGAAGTATGAATCAGGGGATTTAGTCGGGGCGATCGCCATGCTAAGATCAATCCCGGCAAATGCTTCTGCTGGTATTAAAGAAACCAGTGCCATGATTAATCAGTGGCAGCAAGATTGGCAAAAAGCTGATGCCTTGTTTAATGACATCAACAAAGCCCTAGAAGATGGTCAATGGGATAAAGTTTTAGAATACAAAAATCAGCCAGAAAAGTTACCTAACATTAAATACTGGCGAGATAAACTAGAACCTATATTC
- a CDS encoding type II toxin-antitoxin system Phd/YefM family antitoxin — MPSQTNYTEACNNFDKIYEEAVNSREPVIVNREGAESVSVIPTAELNSIIETAYLFQSPENAARLLDALQRVKAKTNHPQTIDELRQEFGLYEEE, encoded by the coding sequence ATGCCTAGCCAAACAAACTATACAGAGGCGTGTAATAATTTTGACAAAATTTATGAAGAAGCAGTTAATAGCCGTGAACCTGTGATTGTTAATCGTGAAGGTGCCGAAAGTGTGTCTGTAATTCCTACTGCGGAACTTAATAGCATTATAGAAACAGCATACTTATTTCAATCACCTGAAAATGCCGCACGACTTCTAGATGCTTTACAGCGAGTGAAGGCTAAGACGAATCATCCGCAAACCATAGATGAACTCCGCCAGGAATTTGGACTTTATGAAGAAGAGTAA
- a CDS encoding Txe/YoeB family addiction module toxin, producing MSSDNLEPEPLSPSEVSLENNSERDLVFDKRFLEDLTYWVETNRKTALRVLSLVEEIRRNPFQGTGNPEPLKYRDANVWSRRINQTDRIVYVVTDSRIEFIQARYHYSDR from the coding sequence ATGTCTTCAGATAATTTAGAACCAGAACCCCTTTCTCCATCTGAAGTTTCCCTAGAAAATAATTCAGAACGCGACCTTGTTTTTGATAAGAGATTTTTGGAAGACCTTACCTATTGGGTAGAGACAAATAGAAAGACTGCACTCCGCGTATTATCTTTAGTAGAAGAGATTAGACGCAATCCCTTTCAAGGAACAGGCAACCCTGAACCATTAAAATATCGGGATGCAAACGTTTGGTCGCGCCGAATTAATCAGACTGACCGGATTGTTTATGTCGTTACTGATAGCCGAATTGAGTTTATTCAAGCTCGGTATCACTATAGCGATCGCTGA
- a CDS encoding GTPase family protein, translating to MVRLKPWQWVVLAMPIASIMIFLLVSAGMQIHTWGISWIWAVFTLVFVAWRWLLVKWTQPAIRQIEAALAEVKEELKSAVEDTTPSVSSDKTQQIEAALQEILTIAQGDRPIWEDWTTFWQRCQDLVRAIALIYYPQVQYPLLNIYVPQAYGLIRGTVDDLDQWMQKLSPALNQVTIGQAYQAYEVYRKLEPSARKVWRAWNWAQWLLNPVAAAANRATKGTTNQANQQLLVNLGQLLREAALNNLCRQAIALYSGTTVNISTATISTPTLPKTKTQTLENILAQAQPVEKVAQKPVNILLAGRTGAGKSSLINTIFQSNLAEVDVLPSTAEIQNYHWQTQDGETLNLLDTPGYEQVKRGDLRDLVLEYATKADLLLLVTPVLDPALQMDVDFLQEIKTTVADIPAIAVVTQVDRLRPIREWQPPYDWELGNRPKEIAIREATEYRAKLLGDFCNLVIPVVTGDTKTGRLAWGIEALSLGLIQAIAPAKQLRLARFLRNLEARTVAAAKIIDHYTLQMATTQGLTALLKSPVLQFISTISTGSPTLAYLLAEQIPVEQLPIVIGKLQMAYDLFSLLKTEESSTLNFDLLSLWPLLLENPTTPDRNAWAFGHAVVEYWTQNLTVEQLRQRFDYYLQQV from the coding sequence ATGGTACGTTTAAAACCGTGGCAGTGGGTGGTATTGGCAATGCCGATCGCCTCCATCATGATTTTCTTGTTAGTATCCGCAGGGATGCAGATTCATACTTGGGGAATAAGTTGGATTTGGGCTGTGTTTACCTTGGTATTTGTAGCTTGGCGTTGGTTGTTGGTGAAATGGACACAACCAGCCATCCGGCAAATAGAAGCTGCATTAGCCGAAGTTAAAGAAGAACTCAAATCTGCGGTGGAGGACACAACACCAAGCGTCAGCAGTGATAAGACACAACAAATAGAAGCAGCTTTACAAGAAATCCTGACAATTGCCCAAGGCGATCGCCCGATTTGGGAAGATTGGACAACATTTTGGCAAAGATGTCAAGATTTAGTTAGAGCGATCGCCCTGATTTATTATCCCCAGGTGCAGTATCCCTTACTAAATATCTACGTCCCCCAAGCTTACGGATTGATTCGGGGAACAGTCGATGACTTAGATCAGTGGATGCAGAAGTTATCACCAGCACTCAATCAGGTAACAATTGGGCAAGCATACCAAGCATACGAAGTGTATCGCAAACTAGAACCATCAGCGCGGAAGGTCTGGCGTGCATGGAATTGGGCGCAGTGGTTGTTAAATCCTGTGGCTGCGGCGGCTAACCGGGCAACTAAAGGCACAACTAATCAAGCAAATCAGCAATTATTGGTAAATTTAGGGCAATTACTGCGGGAAGCTGCTTTAAACAACTTGTGTCGCCAGGCGATCGCCCTCTACAGTGGAACTACAGTCAATATCTCCACAGCTACCATTTCTACCCCAACCTTACCAAAAACCAAAACTCAAACACTAGAAAACATCCTCGCACAAGCCCAACCAGTCGAGAAAGTTGCCCAGAAACCTGTAAATATTTTACTGGCAGGAAGAACGGGAGCAGGAAAAAGCAGTTTAATTAATACAATCTTTCAAAGTAATTTGGCAGAAGTGGATGTGTTACCCAGCACCGCCGAGATTCAAAATTACCACTGGCAAACCCAAGATGGGGAAACCTTGAATCTCTTAGATACACCAGGATACGAACAAGTCAAGCGGGGTGACTTACGAGATTTAGTATTAGAATATGCCACCAAAGCCGACTTATTACTGTTAGTCACCCCTGTACTTGACCCCGCCTTGCAAATGGATGTGGACTTTTTGCAAGAAATCAAAACCACAGTTGCAGACATCCCCGCGATCGCTGTAGTTACCCAAGTAGATCGCCTGCGTCCCATCCGTGAATGGCAACCGCCTTATGATTGGGAATTGGGTAACAGACCAAAGGAAATTGCCATCCGCGAAGCTACAGAGTATCGTGCTAAATTGTTAGGAGACTTTTGTAATCTAGTCATACCCGTTGTCACAGGTGATACAAAAACAGGTAGACTTGCTTGGGGAATAGAGGCTTTATCCTTGGGATTAATCCAGGCGATCGCCCCAGCCAAACAACTCAGACTCGCCCGCTTTTTGCGTAACCTAGAAGCCCGTACTGTAGCTGCTGCCAAAATCATTGACCACTACACATTGCAAATGGCAACCACCCAAGGATTGACAGCATTACTCAAAAGTCCTGTGCTTCAGTTCATTTCTACCATTTCCACTGGTTCCCCAACTTTAGCTTACCTACTAGCAGAACAAATCCCCGTAGAACAGTTACCCATCGTCATTGGTAAACTGCAAATGGCTTATGATTTATTCTCACTATTAAAAACAGAAGAATCCAGCACCCTCAACTTTGACCTCTTATCTCTATGGCCGCTACTTTTAGAAAACCCCACCACACCCGACCGCAACGCTTGGGCTTTTGGTCATGCAGTAGTTGAATATTGGACTCAAAATTTAACAGTTGAACAATTGCGGCAGCGTTTCGACTATTATTTACAGCAAGTTTGA
- a CDS encoding chloride channel protein produces the protein MLPNKRTPTNQAQRWKFLQLFGLVRRNPLLISRWVLRWVMVGTVCGLFAGLYWNVLELMTHQLERFESVSLLIVMPIAGLIVGLVIHFLGNPGEIAVIVDNIHFRGGRLDIRKNPAMILASLVSIAGGGSAGPEAPLVQVTGSFGTWVGDRLGLQGEDMRSMSLAAMAAGFTALFGAPLGGAMFALEILHHQHIIEYYEALMPAIVSSCASYLVFALITHLGIAPTWHFPEYNLENMDDFAWAILFGIIGAVAGWIFMTIFRTCDRLWAMLPVPVYIRTTLAGLGLGTLAIFLPLTRYFGHQELESVLNTNFSVVFLLILALGKMASISLTVTGGWRGGFIIPLFFTGACVGKAIAILIPGLNPTLAMICTMSALNAGVTRTPISTTLLLSKLTNFSPFTPILFASLIGFFLAPKVPLIASQLKSQQSIEEIQS, from the coding sequence GTGCTACCAAATAAGCGTACTCCCACAAACCAAGCTCAACGCTGGAAGTTTTTACAACTTTTTGGTCTGGTAAGACGTAATCCTCTACTAATTTCACGATGGGTTTTACGCTGGGTAATGGTAGGGACTGTTTGTGGTCTATTTGCTGGTTTGTACTGGAATGTTTTAGAACTGATGACTCACCAACTGGAAAGGTTTGAGAGTGTGAGTCTGCTAATAGTTATGCCAATAGCTGGATTAATTGTTGGCTTGGTAATCCACTTTTTAGGCAATCCTGGAGAAATTGCTGTCATTGTTGATAATATCCATTTTCGTGGCGGGCGCTTGGATATACGAAAAAATCCAGCGATGATTCTGGCCTCTTTGGTGAGTATAGCTGGTGGGGGCAGTGCAGGCCCAGAAGCCCCATTAGTACAAGTTACAGGTTCTTTTGGTACATGGGTAGGCGATCGCCTCGGTCTCCAGGGCGAAGATATGAGATCCATGAGTCTAGCAGCAATGGCTGCTGGCTTTACTGCCTTGTTTGGCGCACCATTAGGTGGAGCGATGTTTGCCCTAGAAATCCTTCACCATCAGCATATCATCGAATACTATGAAGCTTTAATGCCAGCTATTGTTTCTAGTTGCGCGAGTTACCTAGTATTTGCCTTAATCACTCATTTGGGAATTGCCCCCACGTGGCATTTTCCCGAATACAATTTAGAGAACATGGATGATTTTGCTTGGGCTATCCTATTCGGAATCATCGGCGCTGTTGCAGGCTGGATTTTTATGACCATTTTTCGCACCTGTGACAGATTATGGGCGATGCTTCCCGTCCCTGTCTATATACGCACCACATTAGCAGGATTGGGTTTAGGCACTTTAGCCATCTTCTTACCCCTAACCCGCTATTTCGGACATCAAGAATTAGAGTCAGTTCTAAATACTAATTTTTCAGTTGTTTTTCTCTTGATTTTAGCCCTGGGTAAGATGGCATCAATCAGTTTAACAGTCACTGGTGGGTGGCGTGGTGGTTTCATTATTCCCCTATTTTTTACTGGTGCTTGTGTTGGCAAAGCAATTGCAATTTTAATTCCGGGGTTGAATCCTACACTAGCTATGATATGCACAATGTCAGCTCTTAATGCAGGAGTGACACGCACACCTATAAGTACAACTTTGTTGTTATCAAAACTGACTAATTTTAGCCCTTTTACACCAATCCTTTTTGCGAGCTTGATTGGTTTTTTTCTCGCACCAAAAGTCCCCTTAATAGCTTCTCAGCTTAAATCACAGCAGTCTATTGAAGAGATACAAAGTTAA